In Juglans microcarpa x Juglans regia isolate MS1-56 chromosome 4S, Jm3101_v1.0, whole genome shotgun sequence, a single window of DNA contains:
- the LOC121263434 gene encoding uncharacterized protein LOC121263434 has translation MAGKYQVRSISLPSRSHPSTVRLEEELNRLKIREETSTLTSESICKGLVGVEELYRCVDELLNMASTQQVLSQLQHEKYVEELLDGSVRLLDICGITRDAMLQIREHVQVLQSALRRRKGDSSIESSINSYTCFRKKMKKDAKKLIAALKQMESKCGASPILDLDHHLSAVIRVLREVCLINVSIFQSLLMFLTTPVSKPISGWSLVSKLMHKSVIACEEKQEKVNEMEVVDAALSTLCRSYASSKGADSEKAQSAPKRLEDLETSIEELENGLECVFRRLIRTRASLLNIISQ, from the coding sequence ATGGCCGGGAAATATCAAGTTCGATCTATAAGCTTGCCTTCCAGATCCCATCCCAGCACTGTCAGACTCGAAGAAGAGCTGAACAGGCTAAAAATCCGAGAGGAAACATCAACATTAACATCAGAGTCGATTTGCAAGGGTCTAGTTGGTGTAGAAGAGTTGTATAGATGCGTGGATGAGCTTCTCAATATGGCATCGACCCAACAAGTCCTTTCCCAACTTCAACATGAGAAATACGTCGAGGAGTTGTTGGATGGATCTGTAAGGCTTTTGGATATCTGCGGCATTACAAGGGATGCCATGTTGCAGATTAGGGAACATGTTCAAGTTCTTCAATCTGCTCTCCGAAGGCGAAAGGGAGATTCAAGCATTGAAAGCAGCATCAACAGCTATACTTGCttcagaaagaaaatgaagaaggatGCCAAGAAGTTGATCGCGGCTTTAAAGCAAATGGAAAGCAAATGTGGAGCATCACCAATCTTAGATCTAGACCACCATCTATCTGCGGTGATTCGAGTGCTCAGAGAAGTTTGTTTAATAAATGTTTCAATCTTTCAATCCCTCTTGATGTTCTTGACAACTCCAGTGTCAAAGCCAATTAGTGGGTGGTCACTGGTCTCAAAGCTGATGCACAAAAGCGTAATAGCATGCGAAGAGAAGCAAGAGAAAGTGAATGAGATGGAAGTTGTTGATGCTGCACTAAGCACCCTATGCAGATCATATGCCTCAAGTAAGGGGGCTGATTCTGAGAAGGCGCAAAGTGCACCGAAACGGTTGGAGGATTTGGAGACTAGCATTGAAGAGTTGGAGAATGGTTTGGAGTGTGTGTTTAGGCGCTTGATCAGAACAAGAGCCTCTCTTTTGAACATAATCTCTCAATAG
- the LOC121262285 gene encoding squamosa promoter-binding protein 1-like, with translation MAERSFEKEEEEEEQEEEDKERYDDHDNDEDEEDNVGEGNEGEEEVENEDELGLEYGRKKVMIRVVSAGQRLSAMVPFMNGSSSSGNNMISGIDSLRCQADECVVDLRMGKTYHKRHKVCERHSRAAVVLVSGVRQRFCQQCSKFHEISEFDDNKKSCRERLAGHNERRRKTPSKLKAEDEQKPSECRMNGSLLKSTRNSNCGEMSVLRGSPNMKHSRIK, from the exons ATGGCTGAAAGATCTTtcgagaaagaagaagaagaagaagagcaggaagaagaagataaagaacgTTATGATGATCATGATAATGACGAAGATGAAGAAGACAATGTTGGTGAGGGTaatgagggagaagaagaagttgaaaatGAGGATGAGCTGGGACTAGAGTATGGAAGGAAGAAGGTGATGATAAGGGTAGTGTCAGCTGGACAGAGGCTTAGTGCTATGGTACCCTTTATGAATGGTAGTAGTAGTAGTGGTAACAATATGATCAGTGGCATTGACTCATTACGTTGCCAGGCTGATGAATGTGTTGTGGACTTGAGAATGGGGAAGACTTATCACAAGCGACATAAGGTTTGCGAGCGCCACTCTAGGGCCGCTGTCGTTTTAGTCAGCGGCGTCCGCCAGAGGTTTTGCCAGCAGTGTAGCAA GTTTCATGAAATTTCAGAGTTTGATGATAACAAAAAGAGCTGCCGGGAAAGGTTGGCTGGTCATAATGAGCGTCGGAGAAAAACCCCTTCAAAACTTAAAGCAGAGGATGAACAGAAGCCATCAGAGTGCAGAATGAATGGCAGCTTGCTGAAATCCACGAGAAATTCAAATTGTGGTGAAATGAGTGTTCTTCGAGGGAGCCCCAATATGAAGCATTCTCGAATTAAATAA
- the LOC121262529 gene encoding probable acyl-activating enzyme 2 isoform X1, with the protein MNHLFRNSWTRFVCSFNRFHFSITQNSSKFSHFSGRFEPESWRSMEGLVHCSANHVPLSPISFLDRAAKAFRDRTSVVYGSVKYTWGETHDRCLRLASALTQLGISTGDVVATLAPNVPAMHELHFAVPMTGAVLCSLNTRYDSAMLSSLLTHSEAKIIFVDYQLLEIARGAFQVHEKTGAEPPLLVLISESDGPCPVDITANTYEYESLLVNGQNGFQVRHPNCEWDPISLNYTSGTTSRPKGVVYSHRGAYLNSLSTVLLHGIGSMPVYLWTVPMFHCNGWCLIWGLAAQGGTNICLRKVTPKGIFDSIAKHTVTHMGGAPTVLNMIVNSPVSDQSPLPHKVEVMTGGAPPPPQIISKMEELGFGVSHLYGLTETYGPGTSCIWKPEWDSLPLDERSKLKARQGVHHLGLEEVDIRDPVTLARVPADGKTMGEIMFRGNTVMSGYLKDLKATEEAFSGGWFRSGDLAVKHPDNYIEVKDRLKDIVISGGENISTVEVETVLYGHPAVLEAAVVARPDDHWGQTPCAFVKLKEGYDHVSAQEIIKFCRDHLPHYMAPRTVIFEDLPKTSTGKTQKFILREKAKTMGSLS; encoded by the exons ATGAACCACCTGTTCAGGAACTCCTGGACTCGCTTCGTTTGTAGTTTCAAtcgatttcatttttctatcACTCAAAATTCTAGTAAATTCTCTCACTTTTCCGGGAGGTTCGAGCCAGAATCATGGAGATCAATGGAGGGTCTGGTTCATTGCTCAGCAAATCACGTTCCTTTGTCTCCCATAAGTTTCTTAGACCGAGCGGCAAAGGCTTTCAGAGACAGAACCTCGGTCGTGTATGGTTCTGTGAAATATACATGGGGTGAAACTCATGACCGATGTCTGAGACTGGCCTCTGCTCTGACACAGCTGGGAATTTCTACGGGGGATGTG GTTGCAACCCTGGCCCCTAATGTCCCGGCAATGCATGAGCTACATTTTGCAGTTCCAATGACAGGGGCAGTTCTCTGTTCGCTTAATACACGCTATGATTCAGCAATGTTGTCATCCCTACTAACACATTCAGAAGCAAAGATCATTTTTGTAGACTACCAGTTACTTGAAATTGCTCGTGGAGCATTCCAGGTTCATGAAAAGACAGGTGCAGAGCCGCCACTCCTAGTGTTGATATCTGAATCTGATGGCCCATGTCCTGTTGACATTACTGCTAACACTTATGAATATGAGAGTCTGCTGGTAAATGGACAGAATGGATTCCAGGTAAGACATCCAAATTGTGAATGGGATCCTATCAGCCTAAATTACACCTCCGGCACAACATCTAGACCAAAAGGAGTCGTATATAGTCACAGAGGTGCATATCTCAATTCGTTGTCAACAGTTCTTCTCCATGGAATAGGCTCAATGCCAGTTTACCTTTGGACTGTGCCTATGTTTCATTGCAACGGGTGGTGCCTCATTTGGGGGTTGGCGGCTCAGGGAGGCACCAATATATGCCTTAGAAAAGTTACTCCAAAGGGTATATTTGACAGCATCGCTAAGCACACTGTCACGCACATGGGAGGGGCACCAACTGTCCTGAACATGATTGTGAATTCCCCAGTCAGTGACCAAAGTCCACTTCCTCACAAGGTGGAAGTGATGACAGGCGGtgcaccaccacctccacaaattatttccaaaatggAAGAGCTGGGTTTTGGTGTGTCTCACTTGTATGGCCTCACCGAGACATATGGTCCTGGGACTTCTTGCATATGGAAACCCGAGTGGGATTCTTTACCTCTTGATGAAAGATCCAAACTGAAAGCCCGACAAGGGGTGCATCATCTTGGTTTGGAGGAGGTTGACATAAGAGATCCTGTCACACTGGCAAGGGTACCGGCTGATGGTAAAACTATGGGTGAGATCATGTTTAGAGGCAACACTGTAATGAGTGGATACCTCAAAGATTTGAAAGCCACAGAAGAAGCTTTCAGCGGTGGATGGTTTCGAAGTGGGGATCTTGCAGTGAAACATCCTGATAATTATATTGAAGTGAAGGACCGCTTGAAGGATATAGTAATTTCTGGCGGGGAGAACATAAGCACAGTTGAGGTAGAAACAGTTTTGTATGGTCATCCAGCAGTTCTTGAGGCTGCAGTTGTTGCGCGGCCGGATGATCACTGGGGCCAGACGCCTTGTGCATTTGTGAAGTTAAAAGAGGGATATGATCATGTCAGTGCTCAGGAAATAATCAAGTTTTGTCGGGATCATTTACCACATTACATGGCTCCTCGGACTGTAATTTTTGAGGATTTGCCAAAAACTTCGACCGGAAAGACACAAAAgtttattttgagagagaaagcAAAGACTATGGGCAGCCTTTCTTGA
- the LOC121262529 gene encoding probable acyl-activating enzyme 2 isoform X2 — protein MHELHFAVPMTGAVLCSLNTRYDSAMLSSLLTHSEAKIIFVDYQLLEIARGAFQVHEKTGAEPPLLVLISESDGPCPVDITANTYEYESLLVNGQNGFQVRHPNCEWDPISLNYTSGTTSRPKGVVYSHRGAYLNSLSTVLLHGIGSMPVYLWTVPMFHCNGWCLIWGLAAQGGTNICLRKVTPKGIFDSIAKHTVTHMGGAPTVLNMIVNSPVSDQSPLPHKVEVMTGGAPPPPQIISKMEELGFGVSHLYGLTETYGPGTSCIWKPEWDSLPLDERSKLKARQGVHHLGLEEVDIRDPVTLARVPADGKTMGEIMFRGNTVMSGYLKDLKATEEAFSGGWFRSGDLAVKHPDNYIEVKDRLKDIVISGGENISTVEVETVLYGHPAVLEAAVVARPDDHWGQTPCAFVKLKEGYDHVSAQEIIKFCRDHLPHYMAPRTVIFEDLPKTSTGKTQKFILREKAKTMGSLS, from the coding sequence ATGCATGAGCTACATTTTGCAGTTCCAATGACAGGGGCAGTTCTCTGTTCGCTTAATACACGCTATGATTCAGCAATGTTGTCATCCCTACTAACACATTCAGAAGCAAAGATCATTTTTGTAGACTACCAGTTACTTGAAATTGCTCGTGGAGCATTCCAGGTTCATGAAAAGACAGGTGCAGAGCCGCCACTCCTAGTGTTGATATCTGAATCTGATGGCCCATGTCCTGTTGACATTACTGCTAACACTTATGAATATGAGAGTCTGCTGGTAAATGGACAGAATGGATTCCAGGTAAGACATCCAAATTGTGAATGGGATCCTATCAGCCTAAATTACACCTCCGGCACAACATCTAGACCAAAAGGAGTCGTATATAGTCACAGAGGTGCATATCTCAATTCGTTGTCAACAGTTCTTCTCCATGGAATAGGCTCAATGCCAGTTTACCTTTGGACTGTGCCTATGTTTCATTGCAACGGGTGGTGCCTCATTTGGGGGTTGGCGGCTCAGGGAGGCACCAATATATGCCTTAGAAAAGTTACTCCAAAGGGTATATTTGACAGCATCGCTAAGCACACTGTCACGCACATGGGAGGGGCACCAACTGTCCTGAACATGATTGTGAATTCCCCAGTCAGTGACCAAAGTCCACTTCCTCACAAGGTGGAAGTGATGACAGGCGGtgcaccaccacctccacaaattatttccaaaatggAAGAGCTGGGTTTTGGTGTGTCTCACTTGTATGGCCTCACCGAGACATATGGTCCTGGGACTTCTTGCATATGGAAACCCGAGTGGGATTCTTTACCTCTTGATGAAAGATCCAAACTGAAAGCCCGACAAGGGGTGCATCATCTTGGTTTGGAGGAGGTTGACATAAGAGATCCTGTCACACTGGCAAGGGTACCGGCTGATGGTAAAACTATGGGTGAGATCATGTTTAGAGGCAACACTGTAATGAGTGGATACCTCAAAGATTTGAAAGCCACAGAAGAAGCTTTCAGCGGTGGATGGTTTCGAAGTGGGGATCTTGCAGTGAAACATCCTGATAATTATATTGAAGTGAAGGACCGCTTGAAGGATATAGTAATTTCTGGCGGGGAGAACATAAGCACAGTTGAGGTAGAAACAGTTTTGTATGGTCATCCAGCAGTTCTTGAGGCTGCAGTTGTTGCGCGGCCGGATGATCACTGGGGCCAGACGCCTTGTGCATTTGTGAAGTTAAAAGAGGGATATGATCATGTCAGTGCTCAGGAAATAATCAAGTTTTGTCGGGATCATTTACCACATTACATGGCTCCTCGGACTGTAATTTTTGAGGATTTGCCAAAAACTTCGACCGGAAAGACACAAAAgtttattttgagagagaaagcAAAGACTATGGGCAGCCTTTCTTGA
- the LOC121262531 gene encoding LOW QUALITY PROTEIN: protein STRICTOSIDINE SYNTHASE-LIKE 6-like (The sequence of the model RefSeq protein was modified relative to this genomic sequence to represent the inferred CDS: inserted 1 base in 1 codon), translated as MSESNNPDSASSPNASRITSNSKTSCSWLFTSFMTVLVPVVAASILYNLDSFDPAPLPXDLLTRHAIAAPASNKRMLRGAELVGVGNLEGPEDVAYDRSSGVIYTGCADGWINRVNVNDSEVQKWINTGGRPLGIAVDGLKQEVVVADAKRGLLKVTAKGKVDVLTDEAEGQKFRTTDAVDVAQNGIVYFSDASYKYSLDESVWDILEGKLHGRLLSYDPTTKTTQVLLPNLYFANGVAVSPDQNHVIFCETTARRCRKYHISGNEKGKVDKFIENLPGMPDNIRYDGEGHYWIALAQEYTLLWYLTFKYPLIRKFAAIALKYIGRPYLGRSGGVLAVDLAGKPIAYYYDPELPMLTSAMKIGGHLYCGSLVAPYIISLNLKQYPAV; from the exons ATGTCCGAGTCAAATAACCCTGACTCAGCTTCCAGTCCCAACGCTTCTCGTATTACTTCCAACAGCAAAACCTCATGCTCATGGCTTTTCACCTCTTTCATGACGGTACTGGTCCCCGTTGTGGCGGCGAGCATTCTGTACAACCTCGACTCGTTCGACCCGGCTCCACTGC CCGATCTGTTGACTCGGCACGCCATAGCCGCGCCGGCGAGCAACAAGCGCATGCTCCGTGGAGCGGAGCTGGTGGGCGTGGGGAACTTGGAGGGACCAGAAGATGTTGCTTATGATCGCAGCTCCGGAGTCATCTACACGGGCTGTGCTGACGGCTGGATAAACAGAGTCAACGTGAACGACTCCGAGGTGCAGAAGTGGATCAACACCGGCGGCAGACCTCTGGGAATAGCCGTCGACGGACTTAAACAGGAAGTTGTGGTTGCCGATGCAAAAAGG gGCCTACTGAAGGTGACGGCAAAGGGCAAAGTGGACGTGTTgacagatgaggctgagggacAAAAGTTTAGAACCACAGATGCTGTAGATGTTGCACAGAATGGCATTGTTTATTTTAGTGATGCTTCCTATAAATATAGTTTAGATGAGTCCGTTTGGGATATATTGGAGGGTAAGCTCCATGGTAGACTTCTGAGTTATGATCCAACTACCAAAACCACCCAGGTGCTGCTCCCCAATCTTTACTTTGCTAATGGAGTTGCTGTCTCCCCTGAtcaaaatcatgtcatcttttGCGAAACAACAGC GAGAAGGTGTAGAAAATATCATATTAGTGGCAACGAAAAAGGAAAAGTCGACAAGTTTATCGAAAATCTACCAGGCATGCCTGATAACATCCGATATGATGGAGAAGGCCACTACTGGATTGCACTGGCACAG GAATATACGCTTTTATGGtatttaacattcaaatatccTCTCATCCGAAAGTTTGCAGCAATTGCGCTAAAGTACATTGGGCGACCATATTTGGGGAGGTCTGGAGGGGTTCTGGCTGTTGACTTGGCAGGAAAACCAATTGCTTACTACTATGATCCTGAACTGCCTATGCTCACAAGTGCGATGAAGATAGGAGGTCATCTGTATTGCGGTTCCCTTGTTGCCCCCTACATTATCAGCCTCAACCTGAAACAATATCCTGCCGTATAA
- the LOC121262530 gene encoding protein STRICTOSIDINE SYNTHASE-LIKE 5-like, with protein sequence MSESNNPDSTSTPNASRLTSNSKTSCSWLFTSFMTVLVPVLAAIILYNLDSFDPAPLPPELLTRHAIAAPASNKHMLRGAELVGVGNLEGPEDVAYDRSSGVIYTGCADGWINRVNLNDSEVQKWINTGGRPLGIAVDGLKQEVVVADPKMGLLKVTAEGKVEVLTDEAEGQKLRTTDAVDVAQNGIVYFSDASYKYSLDEFFWDILEGKPHGRLLSYDPATKTTQVLLPNLYFANGVAVSPDQNHVIFCETTARRCRKYHISGNEKGKVDKFIENLPGMPDNIRYDGEGHYWIALVQEYTLSWYLAFKYPLIRKFAAIALKYTGQPYFFARSGGVLVVDLAGKPIAHYYDPELPLLTSAMKIGDHLYCGFLVAPYIISLNLKQYPAV encoded by the exons ATGTCCGAGTCAAATAACCCCGACTCAACTTCCACTCCCAACGCTTCTCGTCTTACTTCCAACAGCAAAACCTCATGCTCATGGCTTTTCACCTCTTTCATGACGGTACTGGTCCCCGTTTTGGCGGCGATCATTCTGTACAACCTCGACTCGTTCGACCCGGCTCCACTGCCCCCCGAACTGTTGACTCGGCACGCCATAGCCGCGCCGGCAAGCAACAAGCACATGCTCCGCGGAGCGGAGCTGGTGGGCGTGGGGAACTTGGAGGGACCAGAAGATGTTGCTTATGATCGCAGCTCCGGAGTCATCTACACGGGCTGTGCTGACGGCTGGATAAACAGAGTCAACCTGAACGACTCGGAGGTGCAGAAGTGGATCAACACCGGCGGCAGACCTCTGGGAATAGCCGTCGACGGACTTAAACAGGAAGTTGTCGTTGCCGATCCAAAAATG gGCCTACTGAAGGTGACGGCAGAGGGCAAAGTGGAGGTGTTgacagatgaggctgagggacAAAAGTTAAGAACCACAGATGCTGTAGATGTTGCACAGAATGGCATTGTTTATTTTAGTGATGCTTCCTATAAATATAGTTTAGACGAGTTCTTTTGGGATATATTGGAGGGTAAGCCCCATGGTAGACTTCTGAGTTATGATCCAGCTACCAAAACCACCCAGGTGCTGCTCCCCAATCTTTACTTTGCTAATGGAGTTGCTGTCTCCCCTGAtcaaaatcatgtcatcttttGCGAAACAACAGC GAGAAGGTGTAGAAAATATCATATTAGTGGCAACGAAAAAGGAAAAGTCGACAAGTTTATCGAAAATCTACCAGGCATGCCTGATAACATCCGATATGATGGAGAAGGCCACTACTGGATTGCACTGGTACAG GAATATACACTTTCATGGTATTTAGCATTCAAATATCCTCTCATCCGAAAGTTTGCAGCAATTGCGCTAAAGTACACAGGGCAACCATATTTTTTTGCGAGGTCTGGAGGGGTTCTGGTCGTTGACTTGGCAGGAAAACCAATTGCTCACTACTATGATCCTGAACTGCCTCTGCTCACAAGTGCGATGAAGATAGGAGATCATCTGTATTGCGGTTTCCTTGTTGCCCCCTATATTATCAGCCTCAACCTGAAACAATATCCTGCCGTATAA